A genomic segment from Glycine max cultivar Williams 82 chromosome 1, Glycine_max_v4.0, whole genome shotgun sequence encodes:
- the LOC100812277 gene encoding uncharacterized protein: MSSLQLCHVVDLEQGSLSHHRSVSGSDMSMCFSDAENGSCYSHFYSTNGDPYDDYTIGCVSDAEDSRKASSVTDCSVEVEIESGVPEIKVHLAKVERDCRICHLGLESDSQEESGVPIELGCSCKDDLGAAHKNCAEAWFKIKGNRTCEICHSVARNVCGANEETTQTSSDSNNANNAASTISTSAEPRRFWQGHRFLNFLLACIVFAFVISWLFHFNMPSS, from the exons ATGTCAAGTCTACAGTTGTGTCATGTGGTGGATTTGGAGCAAGGGAGTCTCAGTCACCACCGTTCTGTGAGTGGCAGTGACATGAGCATGTGCTTTTCTGATGCTGAGAATGGTTCATGCTATTCCCATTTCTATTCAACAAATGGTGACCCTTATGATGATTACACCATTGGTTGTGTTTCTGATGCTGAGGATTCAAGGAAGGCTTCTTCTGTCACTGATTGTTCAGTGGAGGTGGAAATTGAAAGTGGGGTTCCTGAAATTAAGGTGCATTTGGCCAAAGTGGAGAGGGATTGCAGAATTTGCCATCTTGGTTTGGAGAGTGATAGTCAAGAAGAGTCTGGAGTTCCCATTGAATTGGGCTGTTCTTGTAAGGATGATTTGGGTGCTGCTCACAAGAACTGTGCTGAGGCCTGGTTCAAGATTAAGGGGAATAG GACATGTGAAATATGTCATTCAGTTGCACGGAACGTTTGTGGGGCAAATGAGGAGACAACACAGACATCGAGTGACAGCAACAATGCTAATAATGCAGCATCCACAATCTCAACATCAGCAGAACCTCGAAGATTTTGGCAAGGCCATCGTTTCCTGAATTTTCTGCTTGCTTGTATAGTTTTTGCGTTTGTCATATCGTGGCTTTTTCACTTCAATATGCCCTCGTCGTAA